Part of the Rhizobium sp. WYJ-E13 genome is shown below.
AAGCTTTGCCGAGAGGCAAAGCCGGTCAGATGGCATCGATACCGGTTTCACCGGTGCGGATGCGGATGACCTCTTCGACGTTGGAAACGAAAATCTTTCCGTCGCCGATGCGCCCCGTCTGCGCGGCCTTGCGGATCGCGTCGATGACGGCTTCCGCGTTTTCATCTGCGAGCACGACCTCAACCTTCACCTTCGGCAGGAAATCGACGACATATTCGGCGCCGCGGTAGAGTTCGGTATGGCCCTTCTGGCGACCGAAGCCCTTCGCTTCCGTGACGGTGATACCCTGCAGGCCGACTTCCTGAAGGGCTTCCTTCACCTCGTCCAGCTTGAAAGGCTTAATGATCGCTTCGATCTTTTTCATGAGAAAATGTCTCTCCGCTTCTCCCGTTAAAGCAGGAACTTTCCCGCTCGCGGGATATGATGCAGATATCGTGCCAGTTTGAAATCCGTCTCAGGCAAAAAATCGTGGAATTTTATGCACAAAGCCCGGTTTGCCCGCGTTTCCGTGTCCCTTTGATCAAAAAACGAGGTGAACAATAGTGCGTTTTGATCAAAAATGACGCAAAACCTGAAAATATCCCTCGACTCATGGTTTCTTTTGGCTTGTCGCAGAGAGTCGTAAAAATAGGCAAATGCACAATATTTGCTCTTTCGTTATGATAATCATTCGGTTGTTTTTTAGGCGCTTTTTGAATTGAATAGGGGCATGAGCAAACCCCTCGCCGATCTTCTTCTCACCCCTGTCGAAATGGCTGCGGCCGATAAGGCTGCAGCCGAATCCGGAATCGATTCTTATGGCCTAATGGAAAAGGCAGGTGCCGCGGTCGCCGCTGCAGCATTGCGTCTTTATCCCGGCGCACAACGTTTCGCGGTGTTCTGCGGCCCCGGCAACAATGGCGGTGACGGCTATATCGTCGCCCGGCTCCTGCAGGAGAGTGGTGGACGAGTGGAGATCTTCCATCTTGGCAACCCGGAAAAACTGAAGGGCGATGCAGGCCG
Proteins encoded:
- a CDS encoding P-II family nitrogen regulator; its protein translation is MKKIEAIIKPFKLDEVKEALQEVGLQGITVTEAKGFGRQKGHTELYRGAEYVVDFLPKVKVEVVLADENAEAVIDAIRKAAQTGRIGDGKIFVSNVEEVIRIRTGETGIDAI